Proteins from one Bacteroides zhangwenhongii genomic window:
- the panC gene encoding pantoate--beta-alanine ligase, whose protein sequence is MKVVHTIKDLQAELSALKAQGKKVGLVPTMGALHAGHASLVKRSVSENGVTVVSVFVNPTQFNDKNDLEKYPRTLEADCSLLEECGAALVFAPSVSEMYPEPDTRQFSYAPLDTVMEGAFRPGHFNGVCQIVSKLFDAVQPDRAYFGEKDFQQLAIIREMVRQLNYSLEIVGCPIVREEDGLALSSRNKRLSAEERENALNISRTLFKSRNFAATHTVSETQKMVEDAIEAAPGLRLEYFEIVDGNTLQKINDWEDTSYAVGCITVFCGEVRLIDNIKYKE, encoded by the coding sequence ATGAAAGTAGTGCACACTATCAAGGACTTACAGGCCGAATTGTCGGCACTGAAAGCCCAGGGTAAAAAGGTAGGATTGGTTCCTACAATGGGTGCTTTGCATGCGGGACACGCATCTCTGGTAAAGCGCAGCGTAAGTGAGAATGGTGTAACTGTAGTGAGTGTCTTTGTGAATCCCACACAGTTTAACGATAAAAACGATTTAGAGAAATATCCGCGTACGTTGGAGGCTGATTGCAGCTTGTTGGAAGAATGTGGTGCAGCATTGGTATTTGCTCCTTCGGTGAGTGAGATGTACCCGGAACCGGATACCCGTCAGTTCAGTTATGCTCCGTTGGATACTGTGATGGAAGGAGCGTTCCGTCCGGGACATTTCAATGGTGTTTGCCAGATTGTCAGCAAGCTGTTTGACGCAGTGCAGCCGGATAGGGCTTATTTCGGTGAGAAGGATTTCCAGCAGTTGGCGATTATCCGTGAGATGGTTCGGCAATTAAATTATTCTTTGGAGATTGTGGGTTGCCCTATCGTACGTGAAGAAGACGGGTTGGCATTGAGTAGCCGTAACAAGCGTTTGTCTGCAGAAGAACGTGAAAATGCTTTAAATATTTCCCGCACATTATTTAAAAGTCGTAACTTTGCGGCCACTCATACGGTAAGTGAGACGCAAAAGATGGTGGAGGATGCGATTGAAGCTGCACCGGGCTTGCGTTTGGAGTACTTTGAGATTGTAGACGGAAATACATTGCAGAAGATAAATGATTGGGAAGATACTTCTTATGCGGTAGGGTGTATCACCGTATTCTGCGGGGAAGTACGACTGATTGATAACATTAAATATAAAGAATAA
- a CDS encoding C40 family peptidase, whose product MKAKFKLILILVGLTAILCSCRTSAPRLDYQALARASILLGVDINMEDNHKLYLEAANWIGTPYRGGGDSKRGTDCSGMVYQIYRKVYHIQVPRNTEALKSRSNKIAKRNLKEGDLLFFTSNRSKRKVAHVGIYLKNGKFIHASTSKGVIVSRLSEDYYNRHWISGGRIR is encoded by the coding sequence ATGAAAGCAAAATTCAAACTGATACTTATTCTAGTAGGGCTGACCGCCATACTCTGTTCCTGCCGCACCTCCGCTCCGCGTCTGGATTATCAGGCATTGGCACGGGCTTCTATCCTATTAGGGGTGGACATCAATATGGAAGATAACCACAAGCTCTATCTGGAAGCGGCCAATTGGATAGGAACTCCCTATCGTGGAGGTGGAGACTCAAAGAGAGGTACTGACTGTTCCGGCATGGTTTATCAGATATATCGTAAAGTATACCACATTCAAGTGCCACGCAACACGGAGGCCCTGAAAAGCAGGAGCAACAAGATAGCCAAACGAAACCTGAAAGAAGGAGACTTGCTCTTTTTTACCAGCAACCGCTCTAAAAGAAAAGTAGCCCATGTCGGCATCTACCTGAAGAATGGAAAGTTCATTCATGCCAGCACAAGTAAAGGAGTAATAGTCAGCAGGCTAAGTGAAGATTACTATAACAGACATTGGATTAGCGGAGGCAGAATCCGTTAA
- the rplU gene encoding 50S ribosomal protein L21, whose product MYAIVEINGQQFKAEAGQKLFVHHIEGAENGSTVEFEKVLLVDKDGNVTVGAPIVEGAKVVCQVVSNLVKGDKVLVFHKKRRKGHRKLNGHRQQFTELTITEVVA is encoded by the coding sequence ATGTACGCAATTGTAGAAATTAACGGTCAGCAGTTTAAAGCAGAAGCTGGTCAGAAGTTGTTCGTTCACCACATCGAAGGTGCAGAAAACGGTTCAACAGTAGAATTTGAAAAAGTTCTTTTGGTAGACAAAGACGGAAACGTAACAGTAGGTGCTCCTATTGTAGAAGGCGCTAAAGTTGTTTGCCAGGTTGTATCAAACTTGGTTAAAGGTGACAAAGTACTTGTTTTCCACAAGAAAAGAAGAAAAGGTCACAGAAAATTGAACGGTCACCGTCAACAGTTCACTGAGTTAACAATCACAGAAGTAGTAGCTTAA
- a CDS encoding ABC transporter ATP-binding protein yields the protein MIAIDRLRKNFGEKVAVDIEHYEINQGDMLGLVGNNGAGKTTLFRLMLDLLKADNGKVVINDIDVSQSEDWKSFTGAFIDDGFLIDYLTPEEYFYFIGKMYGLKKEEVDERLVTFERFMNGEVIGHKKLIRNYSAGNKQKIGIISAMLHHPQLLILDEPFNFLDPSSQSVIRHLLKKYNEEYRATVIISSHNLNHTVDVCPRIALLEYGVIIRDITNKDNSAEKELEDYFNVKE from the coding sequence TTTCGGTGAAAAGGTTGCGGTAGATATAGAACACTATGAAATCAATCAAGGTGATATGCTCGGCTTGGTAGGAAACAACGGTGCCGGAAAGACAACGCTTTTCCGATTAATGCTCGACCTATTAAAAGCGGACAACGGGAAAGTAGTGATCAATGACATTGACGTAAGCCAAAGCGAAGACTGGAAAAGCTTTACAGGCGCATTTATAGATGACGGATTTTTGATTGACTATCTTACTCCTGAAGAATATTTCTACTTCATCGGAAAGATGTACGGATTAAAAAAGGAGGAGGTGGACGAACGCCTGGTTACTTTTGAACGCTTCATGAACGGAGAAGTGATCGGACACAAGAAACTGATCCGTAATTACTCCGCCGGCAACAAACAGAAAATCGGTATCATCTCCGCCATGCTTCATCATCCGCAATTATTGATATTGGATGAACCGTTCAATTTCCTCGATCCCAGTTCCCAGTCTGTCATCAGACATCTGCTGAAAAAATATAACGAAGAATACCGGGCAACAGTCATAATCTCCAGTCATAACCTGAATCATACGGTAGATGTATGTCCTCGAATTGCTTTGCTGGAATATGGGGTAATCATCCGCGATATAACCAACAAGGACAATTCAGCCGAAAAAGAGCTGGAAGATTATTTTAATGTGAAAGAATGA
- a CDS encoding glycogen/starch synthase: MTKANKVLFITQEITPYVSESEMANIGRNLPQAIQEKGREIRTFMPKWGNINERRNQLHEVIRLSGMNLIIDDTDHPLIIKVASIQSARMQVYFIDNDDYFQNRMQTADENGVEYDDNDSRAIFYARGVLETVKKLRWCPDVIHCHGWMTALAPLYIKKAYKDEPSFRDAKVVFSVYEDDFKNTLSDDFATKLMLKGITKKDLGDLKEPVDYAALCKLAVDYSDGVIQNSEKVDESIIEYARQSGKLVLDYQNPENYADACNEFYDKVWETTASNNEEE; encoded by the coding sequence ATGACAAAGGCGAATAAAGTTTTATTTATTACTCAAGAGATTACACCTTACGTTTCAGAATCCGAAATGGCCAATATAGGTAGAAACCTTCCACAGGCGATCCAAGAAAAAGGCCGTGAAATCAGAACCTTTATGCCCAAATGGGGAAACATCAATGAGCGCAGAAACCAACTGCACGAAGTGATTCGTCTTTCCGGTATGAATCTGATTATTGACGATACTGACCACCCCCTAATCATAAAAGTCGCTTCTATTCAATCCGCACGTATGCAGGTATATTTCATCGACAATGATGATTATTTCCAGAACCGTATGCAGACTGCAGACGAAAATGGTGTGGAATATGATGATAACGACAGCCGCGCCATCTTCTATGCACGCGGCGTGCTGGAAACGGTGAAGAAGTTGCGCTGGTGTCCGGATGTAATTCACTGTCACGGCTGGATGACTGCTTTGGCTCCTCTTTATATTAAGAAAGCCTACAAAGACGAACCTTCCTTCCGTGACGCTAAAGTAGTATTCTCGGTTTATGAAGACGACTTTAAAAATACACTTAGCGATGACTTTGCAACTAAATTGATGTTGAAAGGTATCACAAAGAAAGACTTGGGTGATTTGAAAGAACCGGTAGATTATGCTGCTCTCTGCAAACTAGCTGTTGATTATTCCGATGGAGTAATACAAAACAGTGAAAAAGTGGACGAATCCATTATTGAATATGCCCGCCAATCAGGCAAGCTGGTACTTGATTACCAAAATCCGGAAAACTATGCAGATGCCTGCAATGAATTCTACGATAAGGTATGGGAAACTACTGCCAGCAATAACGAAGAAGAATAA
- the panD gene encoding aspartate 1-decarboxylase → MMIEVLKSKIHCARVTEANLNYMGSITIDEDLLDAANMIAGEKVYIADNNNGERFETYIIKGERGSGKICLNGAAARKVQPDDIVIIMSYALMDFEEAKSFKPTVIFPDPETNKVVK, encoded by the coding sequence ATGATGATTGAAGTGTTGAAGTCGAAAATTCATTGCGCGCGCGTCACGGAAGCTAACTTAAACTATATGGGTAGCATCACGATTGATGAGGATTTGCTGGACGCTGCAAACATGATTGCGGGGGAGAAAGTGTATATTGCCGATAACAATAACGGCGAGCGCTTTGAAACCTACATTATCAAAGGTGAACGCGGTTCGGGCAAGATTTGCCTGAATGGTGCTGCGGCACGTAAGGTGCAACCGGATGATATTGTTATTATCATGTCTTACGCATTGATGGATTTTGAGGAAGCCAAGTCGTTTAAACCGACAGTTATTTTCCCGGATCCAGAGACAAACAAAGTGGTAAAGTAG
- a CDS encoding bifunctional dihydroorotate dehydrogenase B NAD binding subunit/NADPH-dependent glutamate synthase, whose translation MNKIISKERFSEKVFKFEIEAPLIAKSRKAGHFVIVRVGEKGERMPLTIAGSDVKKGTITLVVQEVGLSSTRLCELNEGDYITDVVGPLGQATHIEKFGTVVCAGGGVGVAPMLPIVQALKAAGNRVITVLAGRNKDLIILEKEMRESSDEVIIMTDDGSYGRKGLVTEGVEEVIKREKVDKCFAIGPAIMMKFVCLLTKKYEIPTDVSLNTIMVDGTGMCGACRITVGGKTKFVCVDGPEFDGHQVNFDEMLKRMGAFKNIEREEMHKLESECEATKEIDENSRNAAWRQELRKSMKPKERTAIPRVEMNELDPEYRSHSRKEEVNQGLTAEQAVTEAKRCLDCANPGCTEGCPVGIDIPRFIKNIERGEFLEAAKTLKETSALPAVCGRVCPQEKQCESKCIHLKMNEKPVAIGYLERFAADYERESGQISVPVIADKNGIKIAVIGSGPAGLAFAGDMAKFGYDVTVFEALHEIGGVLKYGIPEFRLPNKIVDVEIDNLVKMGVNFIKDCIVGKTISVEDLKAEGFKGIFVASGAGLPNFMNIPGENSINIMSSNEYLTRVNLMDAASEESDTPVAFGKNVAVIGGGNTAMDSVRTAKRLGAERAMIIYRRSEEEMPARIEEVKHAKEEGVEFLTLHNPIEYIADEQGCVKQVVLQKMELGEPDASGRRSPVPVPGATETIDIDLAIVSVGVSPNPIVPSSIKGLELGRKGTIAVNDNMESSIPMIYAGGDIVRGGATVILAMGDGRKAAAAMNEQLKANAGN comes from the coding sequence ATGAACAAAATCATTAGCAAAGAACGCTTTTCTGAGAAAGTATTCAAATTTGAGATTGAAGCTCCTCTGATTGCTAAATCTCGTAAGGCCGGACACTTCGTCATCGTACGTGTAGGCGAAAAGGGAGAACGTATGCCTCTGACTATAGCCGGTTCTGACGTAAAGAAAGGCACTATTACCTTAGTAGTACAGGAAGTCGGGCTTTCTTCAACCCGTCTTTGCGAGCTGAACGAGGGTGATTACATTACGGATGTAGTAGGTCCGTTGGGACAGGCTACACACATTGAGAAGTTCGGAACAGTAGTTTGTGCCGGTGGTGGTGTAGGTGTTGCTCCGATGCTCCCCATTGTACAGGCTTTGAAAGCTGCCGGAAATCGTGTGATTACCGTATTGGCGGGACGTAACAAAGATCTTATCATCCTGGAGAAAGAAATGCGTGAAAGTTCCGACGAAGTAATCATCATGACGGACGACGGTTCATACGGCCGCAAAGGTCTGGTGACGGAAGGTGTGGAAGAAGTTATCAAACGCGAGAAAGTGGATAAATGCTTCGCCATCGGTCCTGCAATCATGATGAAATTCGTTTGCTTGCTAACCAAAAAATATGAGATTCCGACCGATGTTTCACTAAACACTATCATGGTGGACGGAACAGGTATGTGCGGTGCTTGCCGTATTACCGTAGGAGGAAAAACGAAATTCGTTTGTGTAGACGGTCCCGAATTTGACGGTCACCAGGTTAATTTTGACGAAATGCTGAAACGTATGGGCGCATTCAAGAATATCGAACGCGAAGAAATGCACAAGCTGGAGTCGGAATGCGAAGCCACCAAAGAAATAGACGAAAACAGCCGCAATGCAGCCTGGAGACAGGAGTTGCGCAAATCAATGAAACCCAAAGAACGTACAGCGATTCCCCGTGTAGAGATGAATGAGCTTGACCCGGAATACCGTTCACACAGCCGCAAAGAAGAGGTAAATCAAGGTTTGACGGCAGAACAGGCAGTTACAGAAGCCAAACGTTGTCTTGACTGTGCTAATCCGGGATGTACCGAAGGCTGTCCGGTAGGTATCGATATTCCTCGTTTCATCAAAAATATCGAGCGCGGAGAGTTCCTTGAAGCAGCCAAAACTTTGAAAGAGACAAGTGCGCTTCCGGCTGTTTGCGGTCGTGTTTGTCCTCAGGAGAAACAGTGTGAATCAAAATGTATTCATCTGAAAATGAATGAGAAGCCGGTCGCTATCGGTTATTTGGAACGCTTTGCCGCTGATTACGAACGCGAAAGCGGACAAATTTCAGTACCTGTCATCGCTGATAAGAACGGTATCAAAATAGCAGTAATTGGTTCCGGACCTGCCGGACTGGCATTTGCCGGTGATATGGCTAAGTTTGGCTATGATGTAACTGTATTTGAGGCATTACATGAAATCGGTGGTGTATTGAAATACGGTATTCCCGAATTCCGTCTGCCCAACAAGATTGTAGATGTAGAAATAGACAACCTTGTGAAGATGGGGGTTAACTTTATCAAAGACTGCATCGTAGGAAAAACAATCAGCGTGGAGGATTTGAAGGCAGAAGGTTTCAAAGGCATATTTGTCGCTTCCGGTGCAGGACTGCCGAACTTTATGAATATTCCCGGAGAGAACTCGATCAACATCATGTCTTCCAACGAATATCTCACCCGTGTCAATCTGATGGACGCAGCCAGTGAAGAATCCGACACTCCGGTAGCTTTCGGCAAGAATGTAGCGGTTATCGGTGGAGGAAACACAGCTATGGATTCTGTTCGTACCGCCAAGCGTCTGGGTGCCGAACGTGCCATGATTATCTACCGCCGTTCGGAAGAAGAGATGCCCGCACGTATCGAGGAGGTAAAACATGCCAAAGAAGAGGGAGTAGAATTCCTGACACTCCATAATCCCATCGAATACATAGCCGACGAACAAGGATGCGTTAAACAGGTAGTCCTGCAAAAGATGGAATTAGGTGAACCGGATGCTTCCGGACGTCGCAGTCCTGTACCCGTTCCCGGAGCAACAGAAACAATAGACATCGATCTGGCCATCGTCAGTGTAGGTGTATCTCCCAACCCGATTGTTCCGAGTTCTATCAAAGGACTGGAATTAGGACGCAAAGGAACGATTGCCGTTAATGACAATATGGAATCTTCCATTCCCATGATTTATGCAGGCGGTGACATCGTGCGCGGTGGAGCAACGGTCATTCTCGCTATGGGAGACGGCCGCAAGGCTGCTGCTGCCATGAATGAGCAACTAAAAGCAAATGCCGGTAACTAA
- the rpmA gene encoding 50S ribosomal protein L27 — protein MAHKKGVGSSKNGRESASKRLGVKIFGGEACKAGNIIVRQRGTEFHPGENIGMGKDHTLFALVDGTVSFKVGKEDRRYVSVVPATEA, from the coding sequence ATGGCACATAAAAAAGGTGTCGGTAGTTCTAAGAACGGCCGCGAATCAGCAAGTAAGAGATTAGGCGTTAAGATATTTGGTGGCGAAGCTTGCAAAGCAGGCAACATCATCGTTCGTCAAAGAGGTACTGAATTCCATCCGGGTGAAAACATCGGAATGGGTAAAGACCATACTCTTTTCGCTTTGGTAGATGGTACAGTTAGTTTCAAGGTAGGCAAAGAAGACAGAAGATATGTTTCTGTTGTTCCTGCAACTGAAGCGTAA
- a CDS encoding DUF4270 domain-containing protein, which translates to MKAKYALIALLAITFFGCDDNTAGLGLGMFPGSDQNINGKLTTFDVTTESVHAGKIYAMSNIGYVGKFTDETFGTYQAGFLAELNCPKGTTFPGIFNYDKNTAFDNKNKLTQTMVGEGGNAKDKEDITFVRDENDKIIGNIHTIELYLWYDSYFGDSLTASRLSVYELGDAEKELNENNAYYTDINPEEFYTPQNLLGTKAYTAVDLSVKDSIRNLSTYVPSVHVSFKDDAAIRIGREIIQHAYKAGTNFDNKAFREAFKGIYVKSDYGDGTILYINQIQMNVVYKSYAIDTIKGTILPKTVVKDGESPDSTYYGYRMFTSTREVIQANQLKNDNTAIQDCIKKDGWTYLKSPAGIFTQITLPINKIADQLQGDTLNAVKLGIPIYNETNDRKFGMSIPKSVLLIRNKYKDSFFKNNQLSDGITSSLFDYSSSTSSLTQYTFNNITQMINNCLADKEAAERDIREKGFTKVSLTDPEGNVYEENVDNIEKWEELIEWDKFVLIPVLVTKDASSNSYYSSSNVISIQHDLKPGYARLKGGSKGNQQDPQGNPLYPDNVLKLEVISTSFGTKSK; encoded by the coding sequence ATGAAAGCAAAATATGCCTTAATAGCTTTATTGGCAATCACTTTTTTCGGCTGTGATGATAATACAGCCGGTTTGGGACTAGGAATGTTTCCGGGAAGTGACCAGAATATTAATGGAAAACTAACGACATTTGACGTGACAACAGAATCCGTTCATGCCGGGAAGATTTACGCTATGAGTAATATCGGATATGTCGGGAAATTCACAGATGAAACATTTGGAACTTACCAAGCCGGATTCTTGGCAGAATTAAATTGCCCTAAAGGAACGACATTTCCCGGAATCTTCAATTATGACAAAAATACAGCCTTTGACAACAAAAATAAACTTACCCAAACAATGGTGGGAGAAGGTGGGAACGCCAAAGATAAAGAAGACATTACTTTTGTAAGGGATGAAAATGACAAAATTATTGGCAATATTCACACGATCGAACTCTACTTATGGTATGACAGCTATTTTGGAGATTCATTAACAGCATCCCGCTTAAGTGTTTATGAATTAGGAGATGCAGAAAAAGAGCTGAATGAGAACAATGCTTATTATACAGATATTAACCCCGAAGAATTTTATACCCCACAAAACCTATTAGGAACTAAAGCCTACACTGCGGTTGACCTATCAGTAAAAGATTCCATTAGAAATCTTAGTACATACGTCCCCAGTGTACATGTCTCTTTTAAAGATGATGCGGCAATAAGAATAGGTAGAGAAATTATACAACACGCTTATAAGGCTGGTACAAATTTCGATAATAAGGCTTTTAGAGAGGCGTTCAAAGGGATTTACGTTAAAAGCGACTATGGTGACGGTACAATACTTTACATTAATCAAATTCAAATGAATGTGGTATACAAATCCTATGCTATTGATACCATCAAAGGTACTATATTACCAAAAACAGTAGTGAAAGATGGCGAGTCACCTGATTCTACCTATTACGGATATCGTATGTTTACTTCTACCCGTGAAGTTATTCAGGCAAATCAACTTAAGAATGACAATACCGCCATTCAAGACTGTATAAAGAAAGACGGATGGACATATTTGAAAAGTCCTGCAGGAATCTTTACGCAAATAACTCTTCCTATCAATAAAATAGCAGACCAACTTCAAGGAGACACGCTGAATGCCGTAAAATTAGGAATACCTATTTATAATGAGACTAATGATAGAAAATTCGGAATGTCTATTCCTAAGAGTGTATTGTTAATACGGAATAAATATAAAGATAGTTTCTTTAAAAACAATCAGTTAAGTGACGGAATTACTTCATCCTTATTTGATTATTCATCTTCTACATCTAGCTTGACTCAATATACATTCAACAATATCACACAAATGATAAATAATTGTTTGGCTGATAAAGAAGCAGCAGAAAGAGACATACGCGAAAAAGGATTTACAAAAGTTTCCTTGACAGATCCAGAAGGGAATGTCTATGAAGAAAATGTTGATAATATCGAAAAATGGGAGGAGTTGATTGAATGGGATAAATTTGTACTCATTCCAGTACTTGTAACCAAAGATGCCTCTTCAAACAGTTATTACAGCAGTTCTAACGTAATCAGCATACAACATGATTTGAAACCGGGATATGCACGCTTAAAAGGAGGAAGCAAAGGAAATCAACAAGATCCACAAGGTAATCCTTTATATCCGGACAACGTGCTCAAGCTTGAAGTTATCTCTACAAGTTTTGGAACTAAATCGAAATAG
- the serS gene encoding serine--tRNA ligase, which produces MLTIKQITENTEAVIRGLEKKHFKNAKETIDQVIALNDKRRTTQNQLDKNLAEVNSLSRTIGQLMKEGKKEEAESARARVAELKEGNKELDAVMTQAATEMQNVLYTIPNVPYDSVPEGVGAEDNVVEKMGGMETELPKDALPHWELAKKYDLIDFDLGVKITGAGFPVYKGKGAQLQRALINFFLDEARKSGYTEIMPPTVVNAASGYGTGQLPDKEGQMYHCEVDDLYLIPTAEVPVTNIYRDVILEEKQLPIMNCAYTQCFRREAGSYGKDVRGLNRLHEFSKVELVRIDKPEHSKQSHQEMLDHVEGLLQKLELPYRILRLCGGDMSFTAALCFDFEVYSEAQKRWLEVSSVSNFDTYQANRLKCRYRNADKKTELCHTLNGSALALPRIVAALLENNQTPEGIRIPKALVPYCGFDMID; this is translated from the coding sequence ATGCTTACCATTAAACAAATTACAGAAAACACAGAGGCGGTTATCCGCGGACTGGAAAAGAAGCATTTCAAAAATGCAAAAGAGACAATCGACCAAGTGATTGCTTTAAACGACAAGAGACGTACTACACAAAATCAATTAGATAAAAACCTGGCAGAGGTCAACTCGCTTTCGCGTACTATCGGACAACTGATGAAAGAAGGCAAGAAAGAAGAGGCTGAATCTGCACGTGCCCGCGTTGCCGAACTGAAAGAAGGTAACAAAGAATTGGATGCTGTCATGACACAAGCTGCAACAGAAATGCAGAACGTGCTCTACACGATCCCCAATGTTCCTTATGACAGTGTACCTGAAGGTGTAGGAGCAGAAGACAATGTCGTAGAAAAGATGGGGGGCATGGAAACAGAACTTCCTAAAGATGCGCTTCCTCATTGGGAATTGGCTAAAAAATACGACCTGATTGATTTCGATCTGGGTGTAAAAATCACAGGTGCAGGTTTCCCTGTATACAAAGGTAAAGGCGCACAACTTCAACGTGCCCTTATCAACTTCTTCTTGGACGAAGCACGCAAGTCCGGATATACCGAAATCATGCCGCCGACAGTTGTCAACGCTGCTTCCGGTTACGGCACAGGACAGCTTCCCGACAAAGAAGGACAGATGTATCACTGCGAAGTAGACGATTTATATCTGATCCCGACAGCAGAAGTCCCTGTGACAAACATCTATCGTGACGTAATTCTGGAAGAGAAACAGTTACCGATTATGAACTGCGCATACACTCAATGTTTCCGTCGTGAAGCAGGTTCATACGGCAAAGATGTGCGTGGCCTGAACCGCCTGCACGAATTCTCCAAAGTAGAATTAGTCCGTATCGACAAGCCGGAACACTCTAAGCAGTCTCATCAGGAAATGCTTGACCACGTAGAAGGCCTGTTGCAGAAACTGGAACTTCCGTACCGCATACTTCGCCTTTGCGGTGGCGACATGAGTTTCACCGCTGCGCTCTGCTTCGACTTTGAAGTATATTCGGAAGCACAGAAACGCTGGTTGGAAGTAAGTTCCGTATCCAATTTCGATACTTATCAGGCCAACCGCCTGAAATGCCGCTACCGTAATGCGGACAAGAAAACCGAGCTTTGCCATACATTGAACGGTTCGGCATTGGCACTCCCCCGTATCGTTGCCGCTTTGCTCGAAAACAACCAGACTCCGGAAGGTATCAGAATCCCGAAAGCACTGGTTCCATATTGCGGCTTTGACATGATAGACTAA
- a CDS encoding HAD-IA family hydrolase — MNYKTYLFDFDYTLADSSRGIVKCFRIVLTRHQYLTVTDEAIKRTIGKTLEESFSILTGVTDPAQLAAFRQEYRQEADIHMNVNTCLFPDTLSTLTALKKQGARIGIISTKYRFRIVSFLEKYMPEDFLDIVVGGEDVKAAKPSPEGVRFALEHLGSAPQETLYIGDSTVDAETACNAGVDFAGVLNGMTTAEELQAYPHKIIMRNLEELVR; from the coding sequence ATGAATTATAAAACCTATTTATTTGATTTCGACTATACCCTGGCCGATTCGTCACGCGGCATCGTTAAATGCTTCAGAATCGTACTTACCCGTCACCAATATTTGACAGTCACTGATGAAGCTATCAAACGTACTATCGGTAAAACACTCGAAGAATCTTTCAGCATTCTGACCGGAGTGACCGACCCGGCACAACTTGCAGCCTTCCGACAGGAATACAGGCAGGAAGCAGATATACACATGAACGTGAATACCTGTCTTTTCCCCGACACATTATCAACATTGACAGCGCTGAAAAAACAAGGTGCCCGTATCGGCATTATCTCTACTAAATATCGTTTTAGAATAGTAAGCTTTTTGGAAAAGTATATGCCCGAAGATTTTCTGGATATTGTGGTGGGCGGAGAAGATGTGAAAGCCGCCAAACCTTCACCGGAAGGAGTACGATTTGCTTTGGAACATTTGGGTAGTGCACCTCAAGAGACCTTGTACATCGGAGACAGCACCGTTGATGCGGAGACTGCCTGCAACGCCGGAGTGGACTTTGCCGGAGTACTCAACGGAATGACTACCGCAGAAGAACTGCAAGCTTATCCACACAAAATCATCATGAGAAATCTTGAAGAGTTAGTCCGATAG